In one Mastacembelus armatus chromosome 19, fMasArm1.2, whole genome shotgun sequence genomic region, the following are encoded:
- the LOC113135332 gene encoding epidermal growth factor receptor kinase substrate 8-like protein 1 isoform X2 yields the protein MTNISRHLVTHLLTFSLQDGDVQSVEEAQSRLSFLAANKKLWSQQMFLDVGAEAICLRDIQSQDELENYTFKSIYRCSAINTEKHFPSLLMLICQIADKKKPDIHFFNCEAVRAEKICDEITHMVSASSTSQSEKLPDTFRLPQTRGKMINHHEIPGLPVAHAPNAPPANPPPYPGPRAANTVNSGPDITFLRAEREVAILNHCFDDIETFMAKLQQTAEAAMVLNQKKKKRSKKQSAEDDLLAAKARPPPEEEFIDIFQKFKYSFSLLARLKSAITNPSSEELVHHVFKPLDMMVKTTGGPGLGASVSSPALTSSAVSLLQQNLNEGERQLWTSLGPNWTLPRSQLREHIAPYTPVFLDGWKPEASRANGQVWEDPVESQHKQEALQQQQPVGPADMRVSAETEGSARPPEAERLYICSYDFIARNNSELSVQHGETLEVIESSKRWWKCRNRFSQVGFVPFNILEPVAHIDSPVVTKPPASIPAPPPLAKTMSVVPPSPPNLPQAPAHTSKRPVSLPAYSQHMPAAEDADKVMLVNDELLQRLTNGKASLNKPLVIPRSSDTSAPLDYHSPPEEVAEWLRGKGFSEPTVACLGVLTGAQLFSLNKDELRAVIPDEGARVYSQLTVQKALLEDAKRATELETIMEKQKMKVDVKVESSTL from the exons ATGACAAACATTTCACGGCATCTTGTTACA CATCTGCTGACGTTCTCACTCCAGGACGGGGATGTGCAGAGCGTGGAGGAAGCCCAGTCACGTCTCTCCTTCCTGGctgcaaacaaaaaactgtggAGTCAACAGATGTTCCTGGACGTTGGCGCCGAGGCCATTTGTTTACGGGACATTCAGAGCCAG GATGAACTGGAGAACTACACTTTTAAGTCCATCTACCGCTGCAGTGCCATTAATACTGAAAAACACTTCCCATCCCTCCTCATGTTAATCTGCCAGATTGCAGATAAGAAAAAGCCAGACATTCACTTCTTCAACTGTGAGGCTGTGAGG GCAGAAAAGATCTGTGACGAAATAACACACATGGTTTCGGCCTCCTCCACCAGCCAGAGCGAGAAGCTCCCTGATACCTTCAG GCTTCCTCAAACCAGGGGAAAGATGATCAACCATCACGAAATCCCAGGTCTCCCTGTCGCACATGCACCAAATGCCCCACCAGCCAACCCTCCACCTTACCCCGGGCCCAGAG CAGCAAACACTGTGAACAGCGGGCCTGATATCACTTTCCTGCgagcagagagagaagtg GCGATCCTCAATCACTGCTTCGACGATATTGAGACCTTCATGGCCAAGCTGCAGCAGACGGCAGAGGCTGCGATGGTGCTGaaccagaagaaaaagaagagaagtaAAAAGCAAAGCGCTGAAG ATGATTTACTTGCTGCAAAGGCCCGACCCCCACCAGAGGAGGAATTCATCGATATCTTCCAGAAGTTCAAATATAGCTTCAGCCTGCTG GCCCGTCTGAAATCAGCCATCACCAACCCCTCATCAGAGGAGCTCGTCCACCATGTATTCAAACCACTGGATATG ATGGTGAAAACAACGGGGGGACCAGGTCTCGGAGCCTCAGTGTCCAGCCCTGCCCTGACCAGCTCTGCTGTTTCCCTGCTACAACAAAACCTGAATGAGGGAGAGAGGCAGCTGTGGACATCGCTGGGTCCTAACTGGACGCTCCCACG GTCTCAGCTCAGAGAGCATATAGCTCCGTACACCCCTGTGTTCTTGGACGGTTGGAAGCCGGAAGCCTCGAGGGCAAACGGGCAGGTTTGGGAGGATCCAGTCGAGTCACAGCACAAACAAGAAGCCCTCCAA cagcaacagccgGTCGGTCCAGCTGATATGCGCGTCAGTGCTGAAAC AGAAGGCAGCGCACGACCACCTGAGGCGGAGAGACTCTATATCTGCAGCTACGACTTCATAGCCAGAAACAACAGCGAGCTTTCAGTGCAGCATGGGGAGACACTGGAG GTGATTGAATCCTCCAAGCGTTGGTGGAAGTGCCGGAATCGGTTCAGCCAGGTTGGATTTGTCCCCTTCAATATCCTGGAGCCCGTGGCTCACATAGACAGCCCCGTCGTCACCAAACCTCCTGCCAGT ATTCCCGCCCCGCCTCCACTCGCCAAGACAATGTCAGTAGTCCCACCCAGCCCTCCTAATCTGCCCCAGGCCCCTGCGCACACTTCCAAGCGCCCAGTGAGTTTACCAGCATACAGCCAACATATGCCAGCTGCAGAGGACGCAGATAAAG TGATGTTGGTGAATGACGAGCTGCTCCAGAGGCTGACTAATGGAAAGGCCAGTCTGAACAAACCTCTGGTCATCCCTCGTTCCTCAGACACATCAGCCCCTCTGGACTATCACTCTCCTCCAGAGGAAGTGGCTGAATGGCTCAGAGGGAAAGGCTTCAGTGAACC GACGGTGGCATGTTTGGGAGTGCTGACAGGCGCCCAGCTCTTCTCCCTCAACAAGGACGAGCTACGAGCTGTGATTCCAGATGAGGGCGCCAGAGTGTACAGTCAGCTCACTGTGCAGAAAGCACTGCTGGAG GACGCCAAAAGGGCAACAGAGTTGGAGACAATcatggagaaacagaaaatgaaggtCGATGTGAAAGTGGAGAGCAGCACATTGTGA
- the LOC113135332 gene encoding epidermal growth factor receptor kinase substrate 8-like protein 1 isoform X1, which produces MTNISRHLVTHLLTFSLQDGDVQSVEEAQSRLSFLAANKKLWSQQMFLDVGAEAICLRDIQSQDELENYTFKSIYRCSAINTEKHFPSLLMLICQIADKKKPDIHFFNCEAVRAEKICDEITHMVSASSTSQSEKLPDTFRLPQTRGKMINHHEIPGLPVAHAPNAPPANPPPYPGPRAANTVNSGPDITFLRAEREVAILNHCFDDIETFMAKLQQTAEAAMVLNQKKKKRSKKQSAEDDLLAAKARPPPEEEFIDIFQKFKYSFSLLARLKSAITNPSSEELVHHVFKPLDMMVKTTGGPGLGASVSSPALTSSAVSLLQQNLNEGERQLWTSLGPNWTLPRSQLREHIAPYTPVFLDGWKPEASRANGQVWEDPVESQHKQEALQQQQPVGPADMRVSAETEGSARPPEAERLYICSYDFIARNNSELSVQHGETLEVIESSKRWWKCRNRFSQVGFVPFNILEPVAHIDSPVVTKPPASQIPAPPPLAKTMSVVPPSPPNLPQAPAHTSKRPVSLPAYSQHMPAAEDADKVMLVNDELLQRLTNGKASLNKPLVIPRSSDTSAPLDYHSPPEEVAEWLRGKGFSEPTVACLGVLTGAQLFSLNKDELRAVIPDEGARVYSQLTVQKALLEDAKRATELETIMEKQKMKVDVKVESSTL; this is translated from the exons ATGACAAACATTTCACGGCATCTTGTTACA CATCTGCTGACGTTCTCACTCCAGGACGGGGATGTGCAGAGCGTGGAGGAAGCCCAGTCACGTCTCTCCTTCCTGGctgcaaacaaaaaactgtggAGTCAACAGATGTTCCTGGACGTTGGCGCCGAGGCCATTTGTTTACGGGACATTCAGAGCCAG GATGAACTGGAGAACTACACTTTTAAGTCCATCTACCGCTGCAGTGCCATTAATACTGAAAAACACTTCCCATCCCTCCTCATGTTAATCTGCCAGATTGCAGATAAGAAAAAGCCAGACATTCACTTCTTCAACTGTGAGGCTGTGAGG GCAGAAAAGATCTGTGACGAAATAACACACATGGTTTCGGCCTCCTCCACCAGCCAGAGCGAGAAGCTCCCTGATACCTTCAG GCTTCCTCAAACCAGGGGAAAGATGATCAACCATCACGAAATCCCAGGTCTCCCTGTCGCACATGCACCAAATGCCCCACCAGCCAACCCTCCACCTTACCCCGGGCCCAGAG CAGCAAACACTGTGAACAGCGGGCCTGATATCACTTTCCTGCgagcagagagagaagtg GCGATCCTCAATCACTGCTTCGACGATATTGAGACCTTCATGGCCAAGCTGCAGCAGACGGCAGAGGCTGCGATGGTGCTGaaccagaagaaaaagaagagaagtaAAAAGCAAAGCGCTGAAG ATGATTTACTTGCTGCAAAGGCCCGACCCCCACCAGAGGAGGAATTCATCGATATCTTCCAGAAGTTCAAATATAGCTTCAGCCTGCTG GCCCGTCTGAAATCAGCCATCACCAACCCCTCATCAGAGGAGCTCGTCCACCATGTATTCAAACCACTGGATATG ATGGTGAAAACAACGGGGGGACCAGGTCTCGGAGCCTCAGTGTCCAGCCCTGCCCTGACCAGCTCTGCTGTTTCCCTGCTACAACAAAACCTGAATGAGGGAGAGAGGCAGCTGTGGACATCGCTGGGTCCTAACTGGACGCTCCCACG GTCTCAGCTCAGAGAGCATATAGCTCCGTACACCCCTGTGTTCTTGGACGGTTGGAAGCCGGAAGCCTCGAGGGCAAACGGGCAGGTTTGGGAGGATCCAGTCGAGTCACAGCACAAACAAGAAGCCCTCCAA cagcaacagccgGTCGGTCCAGCTGATATGCGCGTCAGTGCTGAAAC AGAAGGCAGCGCACGACCACCTGAGGCGGAGAGACTCTATATCTGCAGCTACGACTTCATAGCCAGAAACAACAGCGAGCTTTCAGTGCAGCATGGGGAGACACTGGAG GTGATTGAATCCTCCAAGCGTTGGTGGAAGTGCCGGAATCGGTTCAGCCAGGTTGGATTTGTCCCCTTCAATATCCTGGAGCCCGTGGCTCACATAGACAGCCCCGTCGTCACCAAACCTCCTGCCAGT CAGATTCCCGCCCCGCCTCCACTCGCCAAGACAATGTCAGTAGTCCCACCCAGCCCTCCTAATCTGCCCCAGGCCCCTGCGCACACTTCCAAGCGCCCAGTGAGTTTACCAGCATACAGCCAACATATGCCAGCTGCAGAGGACGCAGATAAAG TGATGTTGGTGAATGACGAGCTGCTCCAGAGGCTGACTAATGGAAAGGCCAGTCTGAACAAACCTCTGGTCATCCCTCGTTCCTCAGACACATCAGCCCCTCTGGACTATCACTCTCCTCCAGAGGAAGTGGCTGAATGGCTCAGAGGGAAAGGCTTCAGTGAACC GACGGTGGCATGTTTGGGAGTGCTGACAGGCGCCCAGCTCTTCTCCCTCAACAAGGACGAGCTACGAGCTGTGATTCCAGATGAGGGCGCCAGAGTGTACAGTCAGCTCACTGTGCAGAAAGCACTGCTGGAG GACGCCAAAAGGGCAACAGAGTTGGAGACAATcatggagaaacagaaaatgaaggtCGATGTGAAAGTGGAGAGCAGCACATTGTGA
- the LOC113135694 gene encoding sodium-dependent neutral amino acid transporter B(0)AT2-like: protein MEKQPLPADNEMTGAAASEVNIYAEEQSQEASPEPAARAGWNSKMEYFLAQVGFSVGLGNVWRFPYLCHQNGGGAFLLLYVLLMLIVGIPLFFLELAAGQAIRQGSIGVWKYISPKLAGIGYSSCVVCFFVALYYNVILAWSIFYLGNSFQFPLPWQDCPEQGNVTVQECKKSSATSYFWYRKALDITDSIDEMGSFNIYIVCCLLVAWTVVCLGMFKGIKTSVKVMYFSSIFPYVVLFCFLIRGLLLDGASEGITFMFYPRLEIWGDIQVWRQAATQVFFALGLGFGSIIAYSSYNPKNNNCHRDAFTVSFINFLTSVLATLVVFAVLGFRAKKNVTDCIESNLKLLLEQFYSGNVDENLMPNFNHSNPSSMSVKDYRAWFQLHGNSTPAYLTDCDLEKEMQKGVEGTGLAFIAFTEAMTHLPGSPFWSALFFLMLLNLGLSTMFGTMEGILAPLTDRFKTLANNKTKFTIFSCIVGFVIGLLFTQRCGNYFVSMFDDYSATLPLIIVVVFETFSVSWLYGADRFLDDIEGMLGWRPSVVYKYLWKYICLLAMLGLLGATTIRMFIKRPTYMAWNQERASEETLDYPGWALAVLALLIIFAMLPVPLALIHAVLQGRTTQTSRELETVHYSVVNTDDKCETPMSDMSDLNHGNGSPAPLL, encoded by the exons ATGGAGAAGCAGCCACTGCCAGCTGACAATGAGATGACAGGAGCTGCGGCGTCAGAGGTCAACATCTATGCTGAGGAACAGAGCCAGGAGGCGTCTCCTGAGCCTGCCGCTCGAGCAGGGTGGAACAGTAAGATGGAGTATTTCTTGGCTCAGGTGGGATTCAGCGTTGGGCTCGGAAATGTCTGGAGGTTTCCATATTTGTGCCATCAAAATGGAGGAG GGGCTTTTCTCCTTCTGTAtgtgctgctgatgctgattgTTGGCATTCCCCTTTTCTTCCTGGAGCTGGCGGCTGGTCAGGCCATCCGACAGGGCAGCATCGGAGTGTGGAAGTACATCTCACCCAAACTTGCAGGGATTGGCTACTCAAGCTGTGTG GTGTGTTTCTTCGTGGCTCTCTACTACAATGTGATCCTTGCATGGAGCATTTTCTATCTTGGTAATTCATTCCAGTTCCCATTACCTTGGCAAGACTGTCCAGAACAGGGGAATGTAACAG TACAAGAATGTAAAAAGAGCTCTGCCACGTCATATTTCTGGTACCGCAAAGCTCTGGATATCACAGACTCAATTGATGAGATGGGCTCTTTCAACATTTACATCGTGTGCTGTCTGCTGGTGGCCTGGACCGTTGTGTGCCTGGGAATGTTCAAGGGAATTAAGACCTCTGTCAAG GTGATGTATTTCTCCTCCATCTTCCCCTACGTGGTGCTGTTCTGCTTTCTAATTCGAGGACTTCTGCTGGATGGGGCCTCAGAGGGAATCACCTTCATGTTCTACCCCAGG CTGGAAATTTGGGGAGACATACAAGTTTGGCGGCAGGCGGCCACACAGGTTTTCTTCGCTCTGGGCCTTGGCTTTGGGTCCATTATCGCATACTCCTCTTATAATCCCAAGAACAACAACTGCCACCGTGATGCCTTCACTGTCTCCTTTATAAACTTCCTCACATCTGTGCTGGCCACTCTGGTGGTGTTTGCTGTGCTTGGTTTTCGTGCCAAAAAGAATGTCACAGACTGTATAGAGAG TAATCTGAAGTTGCTATTGGAGCAGTTTTACAGTGGCAATGTGGATGAAAACTTGATGCCAAACTTCAACCACTCTAATCCCAGTTCTATGAGTGTAAAGGACTACAGGGCTTGGTTTCAACTGCATGGAAATAGCACTCCTGCATATTTAACAGACTGTGATCTGGAGAAAGAGATGCAGAAG ggtgtGGAGGGCACAGGCCTAGCTTTTATTGCTTTCACAGAGGCCATGACACACCTGCCGGGCAGTCCTTTCTGGTCAGCGCTCTTCTTCCTCATGCTGCTCAACCTGGGACTCAGCACCATGTTTGGCACTATGGAGGGCATCCTAGCCCCCCTCACTGATCGCTTCAAAACTCTGGCCAACAACAAGACCAAATTTACAA TTTTCAGCTGCATCGTTGGTTTTGTGATCGGCCTGCTGTTCACGCAGCGCTGTGGGAACTACTTTGTGTCAATGTTTGATGACTACTCTGCAACTCTGCCCCTCATCATTGTGGTGGTGTTTGAGACGTTCAGTGTGTCTTGGCTGTATGGAGCTGATAG GTTTCTTGATGACATCGAGGGAATGCTGGGCTGGCGTCCCAGTGTGGTTTACAAGTACCTGTGGAAATACATTTGCCTGCTTGCTATGCTGGGGCTATTGGGAGCCACTACAATTCGTATGTTCATCAAACGCCCTACTTATATGGCCTGGAACCAAGAGAGG GCTTCTGAGGAGACCCTGGATTACCCTGGCTGGGCTCTGGCAGTTCTGGCTCTACTGATCATATTTGCTATGCTGCCCGTCCCACTGGCCCTTATCCACGCCGTTCTCCAGGGTAGGACAACGCAAACATCCAGAGAGTTAGAGACCGTTCACTACAGCGTTGTAAACACTGATGACAAGTGTGAAACTCCTATGAGTGACATGTCTGACCTGAACCACGGGAATGGGTCCCCTGCTCCCCTTTTGTAA
- the LOC113136024 gene encoding vesicular glutamate transporter 1-like: LLDRALEKKQENGETIELSAEGRPELMEEKELPVVDCTCFGLPRRYIIAILSGIGFCISFGIRCNLGVAIVSMVNSHTIFRDNKEVIVKAQFDWDPETVGMIHGSFFWGYIVTQIPGGFICQKFAANRVFGFAVVATSCLNMLIPAAARIHFGCVIIVRVFQGLVEGVSYPACHGIWAKWAPPLERSRLATTAFCGSYAGAVIAMPLAGILVQYSGWSSVFYVYGSFGVMWYCFWILVAYESPAAHPTITEEERKYIEESIGDSAQHTISKFNTPWRAFFTSMPVYAIIVANFCRSWTFYLLLISQPAYFEEVFGFEISKVGIVSALPHLVMTIIVPIGGQLADHLRSNQIMTTTNVRKLMNCGGFGMEATLLLVVGFSHTKGVAITFLVLAVGFSGFAISGFNVNHLDIAPRYASILMGISNGVGTLSGMVCPLIVGTMTKHKTREEWQGVFLIASLVHYGGVIFYGIFASGEKQAWAEPEQLSVEKCGILDEDELANETEELYRTSGGTGYGAMNQGADPNGGGGVGGGRWVSDWDKTEEYIQPAGTNNYLYGGDGDREVT, from the exons CTTCTTGACAGAGCTCTTGAGAAGAAGCAGGAAAATGGCGAGACCATTGAGCTGTCGGCAGAGGGCCGGCCGGAGCTCATGGAGGAGAAGGAGTTGCCTGTGGTGGACTGCACGTGCTTTGGACTGCCCAGACGCTACATCATCGCCATCCTTTCTGGTATCGGCTTCTGCATCTCCTTCGGTATCCGATGTAACTTGGGCGTGGCCATCGTCAGCATGGTCAACAGCCACACCATCTTTAGAGACAACAAGGAGGTCATAGTG AAAGCTCAGTTTGACTGGGATCCAGAAACAGTGGGAATGATCCATGGATCATTTTTCTGGGGATACATAGTAACCCAGATCCCAGGAGGATTCATCTGTCAGAAATTTGCAGCAAACAG AGTGTTTGGCTTTGCTGTTGTGGCCACATCCTGTCTCAACATGCTGATTCCTGCAGCAGCACGGATACACTTTGGCTGTGTTATAATCGTCAGGGTGTTTCAAGGACTTGTGGAG GGGGTTTCATATCCTGCCTGTCATGGTATTTGGGCAAAATGGGCACCACCTCTTGAGAGGAGTCGCCTGGCCACCACAGCCTTCTGTG GTTCTTATGCTGGTGCTGTGATTGCCATGCCATTAGCTGGAATCCTAGTCCAGTACTCAGGATGGTCATCAGTTTTCTATGTCTATG GAAGTTTTGGGGTCATGTGGTACTGCTTCTGGATCTTAGTGGCTTATGAGAGTCCAGCAGCCCATCCCACaatcacagaggaagagaggaaataCATTGAAGAAAGCATTGGCGATTCAGCCCAACACACAATATCG AAATTCAACACACCATGGAGGGCCTTCTTTACGTCCATGCCAGTGTACGCCATTATTGTGGCTAATTTCTGCAGAAGCTGGACTTTCTACTTGCTCCTCATCAGCCAGCCTGCATATTTTGAAGAGGTGTTTGGTTTTGAGATTAGCAAG GTGGGCATAGTTTCTGCACTTCCACATCTGGTTATGACCATAATTGTCCCAATCGGTGGTCAGCTCGCCGACCATCTGCGCTCCAACCAAATCATGACCACTACTAATGTCAGAAAACTAATGAACTGCGGAG GGTTTGGGATGGAGGCAACCCTGTTGCTTGTGGTGGGTTTCTCTCATACAAAAGGTGTTGCCATTACATTCCTGGTGCTGGCGGTGGGTTTCTCTGGGTTTGCCATTTCAG GTTTCAATGTAAACCACCTGGACATTGCACCACGGTATGCTAGTATTCTCATGGGTATCTCCAATGGTGTGGGCACTTTGTCTGGTATGGTTTGCCCACTTATAGTTGGTACCATGACAAAGCACAAG ACGCGGGAGGAGTGGCAGGGTGTGTTTCTTATTGCATCGCTTGTTCATTATGGAGGTGTTATATTCTATG GCATTTTCGCTTCTGGAGAGAAGCAAGCTTGGGCTGAGCCAGAACAGCTGAGTGTTGAAAAATGTGGCATCCTGGATGAGGATGAGCTTGCAAATGAGACAGAAGAGCTGTATCGCACGAGCGGTGGGACAGGCTACGGAGCCATGAACCAGGGAGCAGATCCTAATGGAGGTGGGGGTGTGGGAGGAGGACGCTGGGTCTCAGACTGGGACAAAACTGAGGAGTATATACAGCCAGCTGGAACCAATAATTACCTTTATGGAGGAGACGGTGACAGAGAAGTAACATAA